In Pseudobacter ginsenosidimutans, the following are encoded in one genomic region:
- a CDS encoding PhnA domain-containing protein yields MKLLDLLEARSGKVCELCGSANGLKPYELPPSSDGTIDDTILACEKCRMQLEKKEELDSKHWAVLSTSMWSEVPAVQVVTWRMLNRLRNESWAAENIDMMYLSEEQLAWAKATGDHENDGSVDLHKDANGHTLQNGDSVVLVKSLDVKGSTINAKMGTVVRNIRLVPDNAEQIEGRVENQLIVILTKYVRRQNN; encoded by the coding sequence ATGAAATTGCTTGATTTACTGGAGGCCAGAAGTGGCAAAGTTTGCGAACTCTGCGGATCGGCAAACGGACTCAAACCTTACGAACTGCCGCCATCCTCGGATGGGACTATCGACGATACCATCCTCGCCTGTGAGAAATGCAGGATGCAGTTGGAAAAGAAAGAAGAGCTAGACAGTAAACACTGGGCTGTGCTCAGCACATCCATGTGGAGCGAAGTGCCAGCGGTGCAGGTGGTAACATGGCGCATGCTCAACCGCCTCCGCAACGAAAGCTGGGCCGCCGAGAATATCGATATGATGTACCTCAGCGAAGAACAACTGGCCTGGGCTAAAGCCACCGGAGATCATGAGAACGATGGCAGCGTTGACCTGCATAAAGATGCAAACGGACATACCCTCCAGAATGGCGACTCCGTTGTGCTGGTAAAATCACTCGATGTCAAAGGCTCAACCATTAATGCAAAAATGGGAACGGTAGTCCGTAATATCAGACTGGTGCCTGACAATGCGGAACAGATCGAAGGAAGGGTGGAAAATCAATTGATTGTGATCCTCACGAAATATGTAAGAAGACAGAACAACTGA
- a CDS encoding DUF6985 domain-containing protein, with protein sequence MFTPPDSIPGLEVFTVGSGKYAIKNLEGPITLPCWSGFQSRLDASGITGDSYSADGQARITLGGDMISGHPAIQPIHINAYQYLLNHQHEVQERILMALLTEYKRLQDMYCYSEKLAAALMPNVNEIQQFKKLIGLSAVHLLNVSKDDIAYVGYEFSCTWDREFGLGVMTHKDRIIEIGDASTAFLTWIADRDRDPETANSDSIFIALEEELLLPSKRPWWKFW encoded by the coding sequence ATGTTTACGCCCCCAGATAGCATCCCCGGCCTTGAAGTGTTTACGGTAGGATCAGGTAAATACGCAATTAAGAACCTGGAAGGGCCTATTACTTTACCTTGCTGGAGCGGCTTTCAAAGCAGACTGGATGCTTCCGGCATTACCGGTGATTCGTATTCTGCCGATGGTCAGGCAAGGATCACACTGGGTGGAGATATGATCAGCGGGCATCCTGCAATTCAACCAATCCATATTAACGCTTACCAGTACCTGCTGAATCATCAGCACGAAGTACAGGAACGGATTCTGATGGCGCTGCTGACAGAATACAAACGACTGCAGGACATGTATTGCTATAGTGAGAAACTCGCTGCTGCGCTCATGCCCAATGTGAATGAAATACAACAATTCAAAAAACTCATCGGTCTTTCTGCTGTTCATTTGCTCAATGTGAGCAAAGACGATATAGCCTATGTGGGATATGAATTCAGCTGCACCTGGGACAGGGAATTTGGCCTGGGTGTAATGACCCATAAAGACCGGATCATCGAGATCGGCGATGCCAGTACTGCCTTCCTCACCTGGATCGCGGACAGGGACAGGGACCCCGAAACTGCCAACAGCGATTCCATTTTTATCGCTTTGGAAGAAGAATTACTCCTGCCTTCCAAAAGGCCCTGGTGGAAATTCTGGTGA
- a CDS encoding GNAT family N-acetyltransferase, which produces MKILNSTPADIDTIFELYDQATAYQKLHTTRYWLGFDRALVEEEVLAQRQWKVVKEEVIACVFVTGFSDPHIWKERDADPAVYLHRIATHPAFRGQGLVKEIVEWTKRYARENGKKFIRMDTGSGNDKLNNYYISCGFNYLGTTGIHPDADLPLHYKKGDYSLFEMEL; this is translated from the coding sequence ATGAAAATCCTCAACAGTACGCCGGCGGACATCGATACGATCTTTGAGCTCTATGATCAGGCCACGGCTTATCAAAAATTGCATACAACCCGCTACTGGCTGGGCTTCGACCGGGCACTGGTAGAAGAAGAGGTCCTTGCACAGAGACAATGGAAGGTTGTAAAAGAAGAAGTCATCGCCTGTGTGTTCGTAACGGGGTTCAGTGATCCGCATATCTGGAAAGAAAGGGATGCAGATCCTGCCGTGTACCTGCATCGTATTGCCACCCATCCTGCTTTCCGGGGTCAGGGACTGGTGAAGGAGATCGTGGAATGGACAAAACGGTACGCCAGGGAAAATGGAAAAAAGTTTATCCGGATGGATACGGGCAGTGGAAATGATAAACTCAACAATTATTATATCAGTTGTGGTTTCAATTATCTCGGTACAACGGGCATCCACCCGGATGCGGACCTGCCCTTGCATTATAAAAAAGGAGATTACAGTTTATTCGAAATGGAATTGTAG
- a CDS encoding GAF domain-containing protein translates to MFTQEYPVYFSYPLDEERSLLINLAASVRWQPYSGTYIVNEFYSSDASGLSITLPEIRIRKREGMWVHTDSEAETRLSLIVGRAIDIHEESGGSFMAVLEHYLDSTIKLHNADCGNIQLFDPEAGMIQMLAHRGFQKSFVDYFKYVSADDGTVCGNAMRHRDINFVSDIMQDEAYVPHREIIRSAGIHSVKSYPLVLPDNSFAGVISAHWKRTVSEEQLPDASPSLTGLTRFLQENKTRHLI, encoded by the coding sequence ATGTTCACCCAGGAGTACCCAGTTTACTTTTCGTATCCATTGGATGAGGAGCGATCGCTCCTGATCAATCTGGCGGCCAGTGTCCGCTGGCAACCTTATTCAGGAACCTATATTGTCAATGAATTCTACAGCTCTGATGCCTCAGGGTTGAGCATCACGCTTCCAGAGATCCGTATCAGGAAAAGGGAAGGAATGTGGGTGCATACGGATAGCGAAGCGGAAACCCGGCTCAGCCTGATCGTTGGACGGGCCATCGATATCCATGAGGAGAGCGGGGGGAGTTTCATGGCTGTGCTTGAACATTATCTCGATAGCACTATTAAGCTCCATAACGCAGACTGCGGCAATATCCAGCTTTTCGATCCGGAGGCAGGCATGATCCAAATGCTGGCCCATCGCGGATTCCAGAAATCATTTGTGGACTACTTCAAATATGTTTCGGCGGATGATGGTACTGTCTGCGGCAATGCCATGCGCCATCGCGATATCAATTTTGTATCGGATATCATGCAGGATGAAGCGTATGTTCCGCACCGGGAGATCATCCGTAGTGCAGGAATTCACTCAGTGAAATCATATCCCCTGGTGTTGCCAGACAATTCCTTTGCTGGGGTTATCTCCGCCCATTGGAAACGGACGGTCAGCGAAGAGCAGCTTCCGGACGCATCGCCGTCGCTTACGGGCCTTACACGCTTTTTGCAGGAAAACAAAACCAGGCACCTGATCTAA
- a CDS encoding aminoglycoside 6-adenylyltransferase yields the protein MTNDRRASQLNEVILWATAQPNIRAALLTSSLTNPIAPVDAFSDLDIDLVVDNYEEFLQDDSWISNFGSIITTIVEGEEPFDGRCSSRMVLYEDYSKIDFLIFSVNKFREEVTMSPLHEDWDIGYKVLVDKDGLTTNMPSPTHSAFNIQKPDEEKFLWVLNNYWWDMTYVAKCLARDELYYAKFMSEQIMRFEHQQVLLEWYIGSQHNWNVTTNKYGRLFKKYLSAEMWQRATATFAGADLEDNWRALFAYAELGREIGQYLSSHLGYPYPSELDRKITAYLLHARAGGLK from the coding sequence ATGACAAATGACAGAAGAGCCTCCCAACTCAATGAGGTGATACTTTGGGCAACAGCTCAACCCAATATCCGCGCCGCTCTCCTCACCAGCTCCCTCACCAATCCTATCGCTCCCGTTGACGCTTTCAGCGATCTTGACATCGATCTGGTGGTGGATAACTATGAAGAATTCCTGCAAGACGATAGCTGGATCAGCAATTTCGGCTCCATCATCACCACCATCGTTGAAGGGGAGGAACCTTTCGATGGGCGCTGTTCCTCACGCATGGTTTTGTACGAGGATTATTCGAAGATCGATTTCCTGATCTTCTCTGTCAATAAATTCAGGGAGGAAGTGACAATGTCACCGTTGCATGAAGATTGGGATATTGGTTACAAGGTATTGGTGGATAAAGATGGGCTCACTACCAATATGCCGTCTCCCACTCACTCAGCTTTCAATATTCAAAAACCTGATGAAGAAAAATTCCTCTGGGTACTCAACAATTACTGGTGGGACATGACCTATGTAGCCAAATGCCTGGCGCGCGATGAACTTTACTATGCCAAATTCATGTCTGAGCAGATCATGCGCTTCGAGCATCAGCAGGTATTGCTGGAATGGTATATCGGGTCACAGCATAACTGGAACGTAACCACGAATAAATATGGCAGGTTATTCAAGAAATACCTGAGCGCAGAAATGTGGCAGCGCGCCACAGCAACCTTTGCCGGTGCAGATTTGGAAGATAACTGGCGTGCGCTTTTCGCCTATGCAGAACTGGGACGGGAGATCGGTCAGTATCTGTCCTCTCATTTAGGTTATCCTTACCCTTCGGAACTGGACAGGAAGATCACAGCATATCTGTTACACGCAAGAGCCGGTGGCTTAAAATAA
- a CDS encoding metallophosphoesterase family protein, producing the protein MLTQDLRDRAAALRLKFRTELPVSSYIQEFLDFLPNCEYELIRFMVAKNVWQGFIPSPPANYKPNEGTVDLGLVLYWLNNPSQIDFSMFSAEEEAEAWILILALDGLIQPSQMTQPNADFFKTGELIYTDGSVLSTEKWATFDQGWLVAVLNMLQSIRHNLWYHGEQLPDKAPPVINLTGATPGLIKIAVLGDCGTGDYTLQRIMQSIVKENPDYIIHVGDVYYAGTPLTNSPNGNYFFFPGEEVGCLNNFWPPQYKGRSFTLNSNHEMYSGAIGYFNDALDAANGGMNSVFSAQQGSSYFFLQCGDWTLACIDTAYQSSVTNAFMNGSIGLPSDVQTKAIQQLRLNPYRTILFTHHNGFEADCSDVSPLWAQIRAAFGSDPYAWYWGHVHNGIVYNSPIHIPITAPKLSTQTYARCLGHAALPYGDAANLINKQITWRATNRKPASKELYNGWAMLNFSLNNNTVSQIQEAFYDLTQNAPVFRQTIFSR; encoded by the coding sequence ATGTTAACGCAGGACCTGAGGGACCGAGCAGCCGCGCTGCGACTGAAATTCCGGACCGAACTTCCGGTTTCATCCTACATACAGGAGTTTCTTGATTTTCTTCCCAATTGCGAATATGAACTGATCAGGTTCATGGTGGCAAAAAATGTATGGCAGGGTTTCATCCCTTCACCACCTGCCAACTACAAACCTAACGAAGGCACAGTTGATCTTGGCCTGGTTCTTTATTGGTTGAACAATCCCTCACAAATCGATTTTTCCATGTTCAGTGCTGAAGAGGAAGCGGAAGCATGGATCCTCATTCTTGCATTGGATGGACTGATTCAGCCTTCTCAAATGACGCAACCAAATGCAGATTTCTTCAAGACCGGTGAGCTCATCTACACAGACGGCAGCGTTCTGAGTACAGAGAAATGGGCCACTTTCGATCAGGGATGGCTGGTAGCTGTGCTCAATATGCTGCAATCGATCCGTCACAATCTATGGTACCATGGAGAACAGCTTCCTGATAAGGCTCCGCCGGTAATAAATCTCACTGGCGCTACACCAGGCCTTATCAAAATTGCTGTATTAGGCGATTGCGGTACCGGCGACTATACATTGCAACGCATCATGCAAAGCATCGTTAAAGAAAACCCGGATTACATCATACATGTGGGCGATGTGTACTATGCAGGCACGCCGCTGACCAACAGCCCCAACGGAAACTATTTCTTTTTTCCTGGTGAAGAAGTTGGCTGCCTGAACAATTTCTGGCCACCGCAATATAAAGGCCGTTCCTTTACCCTTAATTCAAACCACGAAATGTACAGCGGCGCCATCGGTTATTTCAACGATGCACTGGATGCCGCCAATGGAGGAATGAATTCCGTATTCAGTGCACAACAGGGCTCCAGTTATTTTTTTCTGCAATGCGGTGATTGGACGCTGGCCTGCATCGACACCGCTTATCAATCCTCCGTAACCAATGCATTCATGAATGGCAGCATCGGTCTTCCATCAGATGTGCAAACCAAAGCCATACAACAATTACGGCTCAACCCATACAGGACCATTCTCTTCACGCATCATAACGGGTTTGAAGCAGACTGTTCTGATGTTTCACCGCTCTGGGCACAGATACGGGCCGCATTCGGTTCCGATCCCTATGCATGGTACTGGGGGCATGTACATAATGGAATAGTATACAACAGTCCTATTCATATTCCCATCACTGCGCCAAAGCTGAGCACGCAAACCTATGCGAGATGCCTTGGTCACGCAGCATTGCCCTATGGTGATGCAGCTAACCTGATCAACAAACAGATCACCTGGAGGGCAACCAACAGGAAGCCTGCATCCAAAGAGTTGTACAATGGCTGGGCTATGCTCAATTTTTCATTGAACAACAATACTGTCAGCCAGATACAGGAAGCTTTTTACGATCTCACGCAAAATGCTCCTGTATTCCGGCAAACCATATTTTCCAGGTAA
- a CDS encoding RNA ligase family protein, whose product MAISQKYGRTYHYPFSPGTESDDRIQYDYWQLLQQMQQIVHTEKLDGENNCLSRYGVFARSHAAPTTSPWTETLRIFWQRIRNELGTMEVFLENLYAVHSIEYKNIDHHFYVFAIRDRDQWLGWEETKFYAALLDLPMVPEISVLKPAAVRSHFEKELLSLASGKGTFQPHDAKEGYPVTMEGIVTRNWNGYPTDAFADNVFKYVRKGHVKTDQHWTRNWKRAKLNQEGGKYVDFH is encoded by the coding sequence ATGGCTATTTCTCAGAAATATGGCCGGACTTATCATTACCCGTTTTCTCCGGGTACTGAGAGTGACGACCGTATTCAATATGATTACTGGCAACTGTTGCAGCAAATGCAACAGATTGTACATACGGAAAAACTGGATGGAGAAAATAATTGTTTGTCGAGGTACGGTGTATTTGCCCGCTCACACGCGGCGCCCACTACATCTCCATGGACGGAAACGCTGCGCATTTTCTGGCAAAGGATCAGGAATGAACTGGGAACGATGGAGGTCTTTCTCGAAAATCTGTATGCCGTTCATTCCATCGAATATAAAAATATCGATCATCATTTTTACGTGTTTGCTATCCGGGACCGTGATCAATGGCTTGGTTGGGAGGAAACGAAATTCTATGCAGCATTACTGGACCTTCCGATGGTGCCCGAGATATCGGTGTTGAAGCCTGCTGCTGTACGCAGCCACTTTGAGAAGGAACTGCTTTCACTTGCATCCGGTAAAGGAACATTTCAGCCGCATGATGCAAAGGAAGGATATCCGGTTACGATGGAAGGAATTGTAACGCGTAACTGGAATGGATACCCGACAGATGCCTTTGCCGACAATGTATTCAAGTACGTGCGTAAAGGGCATGTAAAAACAGATCAGCATTGGACCCGTAACTGGAAGCGGGCCAAACTAAATCAGGAAGGAGGTAAATATGTGGACTTTCACTGA
- a CDS encoding AAA family ATPase — translation MWTFTENKDWSFIEKQFDWVKDMAQTPQDPLHHAEGNVAVHTQMVIDGLKAMPAFNALPAETQEIIWTAALLHDVEKRSTTVTDEQGRISSPGHAKKGAQTARLILYRDRATPFAIREQIVGLVRYHGLPIWLLERPDPLKTLIRAAYEVNTEWLATLARADILGRICEDKEEMLYRTDCFEEFCKEHRCWGTEKTFANPHSKMRYLQTDDAPVDYVPYENPAFEVILMSGLPGAGKDSFIRRNFSEMPVISLDGIREEWKVAADDQTANGRVIQEAKERAKVLLRRGEGFVWNATNTTRQMREQLIELFLTYRAAVRIVYLEVPYQVLTAQNRNREAVVPQKVLERLINKLEVPAAWEAHAVSLINLRELA, via the coding sequence ATGTGGACTTTCACTGAAAATAAAGATTGGTCATTCATCGAAAAGCAATTCGATTGGGTGAAGGATATGGCGCAGACGCCCCAGGATCCGCTGCATCATGCAGAGGGTAACGTGGCGGTACATACGCAGATGGTGATCGATGGGCTGAAGGCAATGCCGGCATTCAATGCATTACCTGCAGAAACACAGGAGATCATCTGGACTGCCGCTTTACTGCATGATGTGGAAAAACGAAGCACCACTGTTACAGATGAACAGGGCAGGATCAGTTCGCCGGGCCATGCAAAGAAAGGGGCGCAAACTGCGAGATTGATTTTGTACAGGGACCGTGCAACGCCCTTCGCGATCCGTGAGCAGATAGTTGGACTGGTGCGTTATCACGGACTTCCAATCTGGTTGCTGGAACGGCCTGATCCGCTCAAAACCCTGATCAGGGCAGCTTATGAAGTGAATACCGAATGGCTGGCGACTCTCGCAAGGGCAGACATACTGGGAAGGATATGCGAAGACAAAGAAGAAATGTTGTACAGGACCGATTGCTTTGAGGAGTTCTGTAAGGAACATCGATGCTGGGGAACAGAAAAAACGTTTGCAAATCCGCATTCGAAGATGCGTTATCTGCAAACCGATGATGCGCCTGTTGATTATGTTCCTTATGAGAATCCGGCATTCGAAGTGATACTGATGAGCGGGTTACCCGGTGCAGGAAAAGACAGTTTTATCCGCAGGAACTTTTCAGAGATGCCCGTGATCTCGCTGGATGGAATACGGGAAGAATGGAAAGTGGCGGCTGATGATCAAACGGCCAATGGGCGCGTGATCCAGGAGGCGAAGGAGAGGGCGAAAGTACTGTTGCGGCGTGGCGAAGGTTTTGTGTGGAATGCCACCAATACTACCAGGCAGATGCGTGAGCAATTGATCGAATTGTTCCTGACCTATCGTGCTGCGGTGCGGATCGTTTACCTGGAAGTGCCTTACCAGGTGCTGACTGCACAGAACAGGAACCGGGAAGCTGTTGTGCCGCAGAAAGTTTTGGAGCGGCTGATCAACAAACTGGAAGTGCCCGCAGCCTGGGAAGCGCATGCAGTTTCTTTGATCAATCTCAGGGAATTGGCGTAA
- a CDS encoding SRPBCC family protein has protein sequence MIINKTINIHAPATRVWEALTTPAIMKRWMTDAEMEIISDFRTGSAIVISGNLHGIPYENKGTILQYEPSSVLKYNYWSSLSQHEDLPENYSLITFRLMFAEGTTTLVFTQTNFTEDVIFKHFNFYWNTALQLLRKLSEEERLPDQ, from the coding sequence ATGATCATTAATAAAACAATCAATATACATGCACCCGCTACCCGCGTCTGGGAAGCACTTACCACACCTGCTATCATGAAGCGGTGGATGACGGATGCAGAAATGGAAATCATTTCCGATTTTAGAACGGGTAGTGCCATTGTGATCTCCGGGAACCTTCATGGAATTCCTTATGAGAACAAAGGCACTATCCTTCAATATGAGCCATCCTCCGTGCTCAAATATAATTACTGGAGCTCACTCTCACAACATGAGGACCTGCCTGAGAATTACTCTCTGATCACTTTCAGGCTGATGTTTGCGGAAGGCACAACCACACTGGTGTTCACGCAAACGAATTTCACTGAGGATGTGATATTCAAACATTTCAATTTTTACTGGAACACGGCTCTTCAGTTGTTGCGGAAACTCAGCGAAGAAGAGCGCTTGCCGGATCAGTAA
- a CDS encoding TetR/AcrR family transcriptional regulator — translation MNTKEKILITALELYNAQGISSITSRHIAAEMGISAGNLHYHFKHTDEIIISLYNRLSEAFSDIISKMNLTGIDGPGAFRVFIDQTFEIIYRYRFIFLHAVEISLRIPSVRKDYQQLMKRRTDEFMAIFRQLIRKGVFREDFPDKVWKALVTHAFIVIDFWLSNNELVNNFKGKKAISHYSEVFLTMFYPYMTSKAQAGFEL, via the coding sequence ATGAACACAAAGGAAAAGATCCTGATCACTGCGCTGGAATTGTACAATGCCCAGGGGATCAGTTCCATCACCAGCCGGCATATTGCAGCGGAGATGGGCATCAGTGCGGGCAACCTGCATTATCATTTCAAGCACACCGATGAGATCATCATTAGTTTGTACAACAGACTGAGTGAGGCTTTCAGCGATATCATCAGCAAGATGAATTTGACAGGGATCGATGGCCCGGGAGCTTTCCGTGTTTTTATCGATCAGACTTTCGAAATTATCTATCGGTATCGTTTTATCTTTTTACATGCAGTGGAGATCAGTTTACGGATACCTTCGGTGAGGAAGGATTACCAGCAATTGATGAAGAGGAGAACAGATGAGTTCATGGCCATATTCCGGCAGTTGATCAGGAAAGGCGTGTTCCGGGAGGACTTCCCCGATAAAGTCTGGAAGGCGCTGGTGACGCATGCTTTCATCGTGATCGATTTCTGGTTGTCTAACAATGAACTGGTGAACAATTTCAAAGGAAAGAAGGCGATCAGTCATTACAGCGAAGTTTTCCTCACTATGTTCTATCCTTATATGACCAGCAAGGCACAGGCTGGTTTTGAATTGTAG
- a CDS encoding AI-2E family transporter — translation MRNESSPISRNFIESVLVLLLLLALIMALVDTLRIFLGVFTFAIIFYVSFSAPYEGLVRLVKRRKLAAVLYSLILIVIVALPFVYVVTALGRHVKDLMHLATEVKENGLPPLPPNVSNWPLIGESIASFWQNLQLNPKETLMGYEHQLQVVLHHLLTGGAGVIGAAVQVMLGIIISAFMLVAGDRVLQPVKVTLQHLLGRRDGLTLMEATGHAIKGVSIGVMGTAFIATVISWIGFAIAGLHFKILLAALVFFLVLIQVGPLIVWLPLVIWAALEGHSGTAIFLGIYGALVLAADAVLKPVLIAKSGGKLPFLVLFTGVVGGLAAWGFTGMFKGAIIMAVFYTVFTSWLEKKALPGSRQGEKTVPAV, via the coding sequence ATGCGAAACGAGTCTTCTCCCATCTCCCGCAATTTTATCGAAAGCGTGCTGGTGTTGTTGTTGCTGCTGGCGCTGATCATGGCATTGGTAGACACATTGAGGATATTTTTGGGTGTGTTCACTTTTGCCATTATTTTCTATGTATCATTCTCCGCACCATATGAAGGGTTGGTGAGATTGGTGAAGCGCAGGAAACTGGCAGCTGTTCTGTATTCCCTTATTCTCATTGTTATTGTGGCCCTTCCTTTTGTTTATGTGGTCACTGCACTGGGCAGGCATGTGAAAGACCTGATGCACCTGGCAACTGAAGTGAAGGAGAATGGATTGCCACCTTTACCGCCAAATGTATCCAATTGGCCACTTATCGGAGAAAGTATTGCTTCCTTCTGGCAGAACCTGCAGCTCAATCCAAAAGAAACGCTGATGGGATATGAACACCAGTTGCAGGTGGTATTGCACCATCTGCTTACGGGGGGCGCAGGGGTGATCGGAGCAGCGGTACAGGTAATGCTGGGCATCATTATATCAGCATTCATGCTTGTGGCCGGGGATCGTGTATTGCAGCCTGTTAAAGTAACACTGCAGCACCTGCTGGGCAGAAGGGATGGACTCACACTGATGGAGGCTACCGGGCATGCCATTAAAGGTGTGTCCATCGGTGTTATGGGAACGGCTTTCATTGCTACAGTGATCTCCTGGATAGGCTTTGCCATCGCGGGATTGCATTTCAAAATACTGCTGGCGGCGCTTGTGTTTTTCCTGGTGCTGATTCAGGTTGGGCCTTTGATAGTTTGGTTGCCACTCGTAATCTGGGCTGCTCTGGAAGGGCATAGCGGCACTGCTATCTTTCTCGGCATTTATGGGGCACTGGTGCTTGCTGCGGATGCGGTACTGAAACCTGTACTCATAGCGAAAAGCGGAGGCAAACTGCCTTTCCTCGTTCTGTTCACCGGAGTGGTGGGAGGACTGGCCGCATGGGGATTCACCGGCATGTTCAAAGGAGCCATCATCATGGCCGTTTTCTATACCGTGTTCACATCCTGGCTTGAAAAGAAAGCACTGCCTGGTAGCAGGCAGGGTGAAAAAACGGTACCGGCGGTTTGA